The DNA region TCCGTGGGGTGGTGACTTCATCACCCTGGGCAGACTGCCCGAGGACGGGCTGGCCGGTCTCGAGGGACTGAACCAGGGCTGGCTTGTGGTTCAGGATGCCAGTACGCTGGGAGCGGTGGAATTGCTGGATGCCCGACCTGGCATGAGGGTTCTGGACGCCTGCGCGGCTCCCGGCAACAAGAGTCTGGCGCTGCTGGATCGCTGGCCCGGAATCGAGCTGACCGCCAACGAAGTGGACGAAGGGCGCGCCCGGTCAATGGCCCGACGTTTGGGCAAGCGGATCAGGGTGCAGCAGATCGACCTGCGCGAGATTCCGGCACTGCCGGCCTGGCCCAGGATCCTGCTTGACTTGCCCTGCAGTGGCAGCGGCAGTGTAGCCCGTCGCCCCGAGATCCTGCTGCGGGACTCTTCGCCCATCGAGTCGGGCTTGGCCGTCCTGCAGGAGGAATTGCTGGAAGCCGCGTCCCGGCTGCTGGAACCGGACGGTGTGCTGGTCTACAGCACCTGCAGCCTGCTTGACGAGGAAAATGGCCAGCGTATCCGGAATTTCCTGGCGCGCCACCCCGAATTCCGTGTGGACGGGGCCCGCGTACCGGATGAGGTCCGTGATACCGATGGCGCCTGGGCCTGGTTGCCCTGGCGTCAGTCGGGTGCCGGTGGCGCCTGGGCGATCGCTCTGAGGAAGACGTGAAGAAGATCCGCGGCTCCAGGTCCATGCCGACCCTGCTCAAGCCCCTGCTGGGCCTGCTGCTGGCCTGTCTGCTGACATTCGCCCTGATGGATTGGCTGGTGATGCCCGCCTACACGCGGCATGGCAAGGAAACCCTCCTGCCGCGGGTCGTGGGTCTGGATGTCACACGGGCCCGGGCGGTTCTCGACAGTCTGGGTTTCGAGGTGGAGGTGGAACATCGCAAGGCCGACCCCGCTGGCCGCTTCAAGGCCGACGAGGTCATCGAGCAGTTTCCGCGGGGAGGAGCGCTCACCAAGAGTGCACGCACCGTGCATCTCACCCTGTCCGCCGGGCAGAGCGCATTTCCGCTGCCCGACCTGACGGGGCAGGGTGAGCGTCAGGCAGGCATGCTGCTGGCCGACCTGGGTCTGCAACTGGACACGACGGCCACGCGCTGGGAGTTCGCCGAGCTGGAAGCAGGCCTCGTGCTAAGCCAGGTTCCAGCCCCGGCCCACAAGGTCAACCGCGGCACCAAGGTCCGATTGGTGCTGAGTCTGGGGCCGATCCCGGAGAGCGTTCTTGTGCCCGGGCTGCTGGGAAGCGGGCTGGAAGCTGCCAGCCGACGCCTGCAATCGGTGGGGCTGACTCTGGGCAGCGTGGAGGAGGAGCATCATCCGGGGCGGCCGCGGGGCATTCGTGCCCAGGTGCCCGTTGCCGGCAGTCGGCTGGCGCCGGGCGAATCCGTCTCGGTGCGACTCAACGTCGCCGGTGGACGCGACAAGACCAGCGAGGATCCAGAATGAACACGGTACGCATCGCACCCTCCCTGCTTTCCGCTGATCTGATGACTCTGGAGCGCCAGCTTGAAGCCTGTCGCGCGGGGGGCGCCGAACTCCTGCACCTGGACATCATGGACGGACACTTCGTGCCGAATCTGACCTATGGTCCGGACTTCGTGCGTGCCGTGGCGGCGGCCAGTCCCATTCCTCTGGACGTGCACCTGATGGTCTCGGAACCGGAGCGCTGGCTCGAGCCCTTCATCACGGCCGGCGCCAGCATGGTCAGCGTGCACCTCGAGTCCGGCCCCCATGTCGAACGCCTTCTGGCCAGGATCCGCGATCTGGGCGCCCAGGCCGGCGTGGCTCTCAACCCGGGCACCGATCCGGCGGCCCTGGAATGGCTCTGGGAGCGCCTCGATTTCGCGCTGCTGATGACCGTCAACCCTGGATTCGGCGGGCAGCGCTTCATTCCCGCCGTGCTGCGCAAGATCACCAGGCTGAAGGAGATGGCCAGAGCAGCCGGTTCGGGACTGGTCATCGAGGTGGATGGAGGCATCGACGAGGAGACGGCCCCGCTTTGTATACGGGCCGGTGCGGAGATTCTGGTATCGGGATCCCACCTCTTCCGCCAGCCCAGTCTTGACGACGCGATCCGCGCCCTTCGCCAGGCCGCTCTGGGACCTTGTGCCTGATGGCTATTCGGTTTCCGAACCCCGGGGAAACCTGTAACTTGCGCCCCGTACGTCGTACCCAGCGCCGGAAGTTTCCTGAAACAGACACCTACAGACCGGGAGTATTCATGCCTGTGAAACTGCTGCTTGCCGGATTTTCCATGCTCCTGCTGGCTGCCTCCACCCTTCATTCCGAGGGGCCGGGACAGGTTCGCGGGCGTGTGGTGTTTCTGGAAGGCGATCTGTCGCTTCGCAACGCGGAAACCACGCGATCCGCCTGGCAGCCCGCAGGTCTGGACAGCTCCTTCAGTCAGGGAGATTTGCTGCGCACCGGTCGCAGCAGCCGCGCCGAGCTGACCATTCAGCAGCAGAGCCGGATCCGTCTGGCCCCGGAGACCCAGCTCGAGGTTCAGCGCCTCATCGGCGAAGGTGAGGATGATCTGGCCGAGGCCCGCCTGCACCTGGACGAAGGCGAAATCTGGGCCGAGGTCAACGGCCTTGACGAAGGCGAAGACCTTTTCGAAATCAGCTCCGATCTGGCGGGTGCCGCGATCACCGGCACCGCTTTCAGTCTCAGTTCCAGGCAGGGTGGAGCAGAGCCGGAAACCCGGCTGCGGGTCTGGCACGGGGAAGTGCGCATTTCCAACGCCCCCTGGAAGATGGACCAGCTTGAAGCCACCGAAGTGGGCAAGGCCGGGCCACGCAAGGCCCCGTCCTCGGTGAAGGGGCCGCAGTCCGTGGCGGGCCCCAAGTCGGTCAGCCTGGACGAATGGCTGCTGATCGTCAAGGACATGCAGGAAGTGGTGATCGGGGCAGGCGGCCAGGTCGTCAGCCAGGGCAGCTTCAATGACACAGAAACGGATCCATGGATGAAAGGCGCCTCACTGCCTTCGGACAAGTAACTCAACCGGGAAGCCTGCCTGCGGATCCCGTAAGCAGTTCCGTGAAAGGACTCATGATGAAACGTATCGCAACTCTCTTCCTGGCCATGCTGATGGCCGGCACGCTGGAAGCACAGGTCATCCAGCAGGTTGGCAATGGCAGTGTCGACTGGCAGGTTCGCAAGGTCACCGCGGTGGGCATCGCCATGCCCAGCACGGTGGGCGGACGGGCCGGTCAGATCCGTGCCGCCCGCGCGGACGCCCTGAGGCAGATTCTGGAAACCGTCCAGGGCATGGCTCTGACCTCGGAAACCACGGTGAAGGATCTGATGCTGGAAAACGACGTGATCTACACGGAAGTGCGTGGCGTCTGCCAGAATTTCCAGCCGGTTGGCGATCCCGACTACAAGGATGACGGCAGCATCGAGTTGACGGTCGAGATGTTCCTCAGCCAGGAGTTCAGCAACGTGCTGGTGGGTGACATGGCCTTCGCCTCGGGCACCCCGCAGGTGACTCCGCTCAGCCCCGGCGCCGTGGGCGGTGTGTTCACCGGTCTGATCGTGGACTGCACCCAGATCAGCGTGCGTCCCGCCCTTGCCCCGCGCGTGCTTAGCCAGTCCGGCAGCGAGGTCTACGGCAGTGCCCTGATCGACCGCGAATGGGCTCTCAAGAACGGCATGGTGGGTTACGTGCGCAGCGTCCAGGAAGCTGTCGCGCTTCAGGACCGCATCGGCAACAACCCGCTGAAGGTCACGGCCATCGAGAGCAAGGGCGCCAACGGAGCCGACGTGGTCATTGATGACGGCTCGGGCCAGACTCTGCATGCCATGGCCGAGAACCTGAATTTCCTCCGGCAGTGCCGGGTGGTGTTTGTTGTCAAGTAATGCAGGACATCAGATCCTGCAAGTGCTTGACCATCAATTGAATGAACCACTGGATCCATCCAGTGAATACCGGAGGATGACCGTATGAAACGCTGGATTGCCCTGCTGCTCAGCCTGGCCATGATGCCCGTTTTCTTCACGGGGTGCGGCCCCAAGAACATCGCGTCCCAGTCCAACCTTGACACTCCCCAGCTTCATGTCCGTCAGGGCATGCGCAAGCTGGAAGCCGGGGATCTTGCCGGAGCCGAGAGTGAACTGAATTACGCCCTGCGCCTGGATTCGCGCTACGTGGATGCGGTCTGCGGCATCGCCCTTGTGCGCGCCCAGCAGGGACGCATGGCCGATGCGCTGGCCGAAGCCGACAAGGCGATGAAGCTGGCGGACAACCGCTGGAAGGTCTACAGCACGCACGGTCGGGTGCTTGGCCTGGCCCAGCCCAAGGATTGGTACGAAGACGCCCTCAAGGACTTCTCGAAGGCCAATTCCCTGGCCGGTGCCGATCTGGCGGCCAAGGAAGAAATCCTCTACTACGACGGCCTGACCCGCATGCAGCGCTATCGCTTCAGCGAAGCCCTCGAGAAGCTGGCCAAGGTAGTCGAGATGCGCGGCGATTTCGGTGGCCCCGCCGATGCGGCCATGGACAAGGTCCAGAAGATCCTGCGCGCCCGTCCCGGCACCGATGCCAGCTCGAAGGTTGCCCTGCAGCCCGTGATCGACCGCGGTGATCTGGCCGTGCTGCTGGTCGATGAACTGGATCTGCCCACCATCATCGCCAAGCATCGCAAGAAGGCTCCCGATACCAGCTTCAGCGCCCCGACCGACCCGATGAAGATGCCTGACGGCAGCCCTCAGGGTGTGACCGAACCTGCCGATATCCAGAATCACTGGGCTCGCACCTGGATCAATGACCTGCTGGAGCACGGCGGCATGCAGCTGTTTCCCGGCGGCCAGTTCTTCCCGGATGCCGAAGTGACCCGTGGTGAATTCGCCGACGTCATCGTGAACATTCTGGCCGACGTGAACAACGACCCCGGTCTCACGACCCGGTTCTTCGGCGAAACCAGCAAGTTCCCGGACATGAATTCCTCGCACCCGTCGTACAATGCGGCGGCCGTGGTCACCACGCGCGGGATCATCACCGCCAACCTGACCACTGGAAACTTCGATCCGATGGGCACCATCGATGGTGCCGACGCCCTGCTGATCATTCGTCAACTGCAGAATGAGCTGCGCCAGACATTCCGCTAGACCCGACCGGGAGAATGCCGACCATGACCGGATTCCTGCCCAGCCCGCGACATCGTTCAATCGCCATCCTGCTGACAGCAGCGGTGCTGGCTGGGTGTGCCGGAAAGTCGGATACACCCGGACGGGTCAAAAAAGCGGAGAAGACCCCGTCGGCGGGAAGTGCCGCCCAGAATGTGTCCGGTACCGCCCGTCAATTGACCTTTTCCGCGGGCGACCAGGCCTCACCTGCCTTCTTTCCCGATGGCAAGAGCCTGATTTTCCAGAACAACAGCGATGGCAACTGGGAACTCTATACCCTTGACCTCGCGGGTGGCGATCCACGCCGTCTGACCGACAGCCCCGAGAACGAAGAGAACCCGAGTGTCTCTCCGGACGGACGCTGGATTCTGTGCACGGTGTACCCGCCCGCGCTGGACGCCGACCCGGCCCGTGACATCATGTTGCTGAGCAAGGACGGCAAGACCCGGATTCTGCTGGTTTCCGGCCCGTCCGATGACTGGTATCCGCGGTTTTCGCCCGATGGCAGTCAGGTCTATTTCGTGTCTGACCGCACCGACAGCCGAACCAGTCTGAACGATGCGGAACGGCGCAGTGCGATCTTCAGGGTCCCGCGCGAAGGTGGCCAGCCCGAGCAGCTGACTGCCGGCGATGACGAAACCGCACCGTTGCCCATGGCCGATGGTTCCCTGGTGTTCCGGGACGGCCAGAAGCACTGGAAACGACTGGATGCACTGGGCAATACCAGTGAACTGTACGCGGGCGACTGGATCTTCGGCATGCCGGCCGCCGGCTTGGCGGGTGATTTCTGGTTGTCGGGCAGTGAAAACCTGGACAGCAGCAGCCGCATCGTGCACACCGCCCCGGGTTTCTCGCCGCTGACTCCTCTGGATCTCAGCAACCGGCAGGAAGACCGCGGGCCGAACGTGTCACCGGACGGCAAGTCGCTGGTGTTCTATGGGCGCGTGTCCGGACAGTGGGATCTGTTCCTGATTCCCATCAACGGCTGATCACAGACCCGGGGGCCCGAATGGCGGTTCCCGGGTTTTCTCTGCGTCGTTTCGCGGGTTCGCATAATGTATATTATGTAAACCAAACGAAGCTGAAACCCCTGTCGGCCTGTGGTATGCCCCCTGCTGGCCCGCCGAGTATCCTCATCATCCCATCGGCTGCTCCTCGTGCTGGGCGAGGATTTCGCGTGAGGCGGGCACTCCCGTGTGCTCACATGCTGGTGCGCTGTGTCAACAATGTTTTATTGGTGCGTCATGCGCGGCAATCGTGTCCGGCGCCGTCGATGCCTGTCTGATCCGGGGCGTCGTCCGGGCGCTGCGTTCTGGTCACCACGGCCATCAGGGAGAGTCAGATGATCAAGGCCTTGCGTTCGTTCTTCAACAAGGAAACCCTGCTGGAACAGGCGATCCAGGACACCCATGCCATGCTGTCCAATGTCCACGTGATGGTTGAAAGTGCGGTGAAATCACTGCGTCACAGCGATACCGCCGAACTGGATATCGATGTGGCGGCCATGGATGCGGCGGTGAACACCTACGAAGAAGGCGTGCGACGCAAGGTGTTCACTCACCTCAGCGTGATGGGCAGCGACCATATCTATCCCGCGCTGGTTCTGATCAGCATCATCATCGACGTGGAACGCATCGGTGACTACGCGAAGAACATCGTGGTGCTGGCCGGCAGACATCCTGGGCGTCTGAGCGTGCCCCGTCATGATGCCGAACTGACCCGCATCGAGACCGCCCTCATCGAAAGGGTCATGCCTGAGGGGCGGCGGAACTTCGAGGAAGGCAACGAGCAGGCCGCGGCCGAACTGATCCGTGAGCATCGCTGGATCGGCCGCAGCTGCGAGGATATCACCCAGCAGCTGAGCAGCGAGGTCCATGAGGGCGACAGCCGCACACTCGTCTGTACCGCGCTGTATGCCCGCTATCTCAAGCGAGTGACGTCCCATTGGTTGAACGTGCAGACCGCGGTTGCCAATCCTTTTGACCGCATCGGGGTCAAGAAGGACATCTGAGGCACCGGAAGGCTGCTGCTGCCCGGACCTGAGGCGGACTGCGATCGACCGCTGACTCCTGTTTCATACTGCCAGGAAAAACATGCCCAATTCCATGCTGTTGCCCCAGACCGAAAACTCCGGCAAGATCTGGCGTATCCTGTTGTTGCTCTTCGTGTTGCTGGTGTTCTTCTTCTCCATCGAATTGCTTGCCGACTCGATCAAGCTTTTCGGTGCCGGTTTTGCCAAGACCCTCTTTTCCTTCGCGTCCACGCCCATCATCGCGCTGTTCATCGGTCTGGCCGCAACCACACTGATGCAAAGCTCAAGCGCGTCCACTTCGATCATGGTGGGAATGGTCAGTTCGGGCAGCCTGCCGCTGAGTCTGGCTGTGCCCATGGTCATGGGGGCCAACATCGGGACGACGGTCACCAATACCATGGTGGCCATGGGACACATCACCAACCCCACTGAATTCCGGCGAGCCTTCTCGGCAGCCACGGTACACGACATGTTCAACATGCTGGCCGTGCTGATCTTCTTTCCCCTCGAACTTTCCACGGGCATTCTCTCGAAGACCGGTCTGGCTCTGGCGACTCTGGTGGAAGGCAGCAGCGGGCTGGCCCTGTTCAGTCCTGTGAAGGCAGTGCTGAAGCCCATCGTCAAGGGATTTCTTCACAGCGTCAACGACAATCCCTGGCTTGGGCTGCTGGTGGCCGTCGCGGCTCTGTACTTCGCGATCGTGATGCTGACCAAGGTGCTCAAGGGCATTTTCCTGCGAAACGTCGAGAACGCATTCCAGGGCGGCATCTTCGACAATGCGGCCGTCGCCTTCGCCATGGGCATCGCCCTGACCTTTCTGGTGCAGTCCAGTTCGATCACGACCAGCATGGTGGTTCCCATGGCCGGCGCGGGCCTGTTGACGATCCAGCAGATCTTTCCCTATACGCTTGGCGCGAACATCGGCACCACGATCACCGCCTTCATGGCGGCCATGCTGACCGGCAACCACAATGCGGTGGCACTCTCGATGGTGCACTTCGCATTCAATGCCTATGGAACCTTGCTGCTCTGGCCCATGCGTCGCTTGCCGATCTGGATGGCCGAAACCCTGGCCACGCAGACACTTCGCAGCCGCCTCTATCCGCTGCTGTATCTCGTGGTTCTGTTTCTGGCTCTGCCACTGGCGGCGATCTATCTGACGCATTGAGCAGGCAGGCGGAGTGCGAGCGTCGACACTGGCCGGTTGACTGTGAAAGGTTCCAATCCTATTTTGACGGTCTGCGAAAAAATGCCGCTGTAGCTCAGTTGGTAGAGCAACGGACTGAAAATCCGTGTGTCGGTGGTTCAACTCCACTCGGCGGCACTTCATGAAAACGGCCCCATCGGGGCCGTTCTTCGTTGGGGCTGGTCACGCAATGGCCAGACAGTCCAGCCCATCGCGATAGCCCGCCGCTGCCAGCCGGGGCATGATCTCCTCCCGGGCCCCCACTCTGCCCACATTCAGCAACACGAAAGCCCGGTCCGGTGCCGGCAGACTGTCCCGGTGCACGACGGGCGCCCCAAGAATCCGTTGCCCGACGCGTCCGGGATGGATCTCGATCCAGCCATCCAGGAGCACACCCCGCAGCCGCTTGCGGCTCTCCCGGCCCGCACCCCAGCTGATCAGCACTCGACCGGCGCGCACCCGTTCCAGCTCACGCAGCAGCCAAGGGAGCTTGAGGACCGCGAATGCCTCGGCTGAGTAGCGTGGATCCCGGCGGCTGAGCCGCTCAGGTGAATCACGCCAGCAGAGCAGGCACTGGGGCAGCTTCTCCATCCGGACTCCCGCGTCCAGCCAGCGCAACCATAGTTCATGGTCTTCGGGAAACATGCCATCGCGCCAGCCGCCATGTCGATCGAGCACCGACCGCCGGAACATCACGCTGGGGTGCGCGAGCGGGGCATCGATGAAGCGACCGTTGCGGATCTCGCGCTCCGAGATCAGACTGTTCAGCCAGTCCACGTGGCGCGCGTAGCCCGCGGTGGTGTGATCACCCAGGTGTGCCACACGACACGAAACCAGACCGGTCTCCGGGTGTCGGTTCAGGTGTTCCAGTTGCAGTTGCAGCCGGTCTGGCGCGCAGAGATCATCGGCGTCCATCCGGGCGATCAATGGAGCGCGGCACGACTCCAGACCTCGATTGAGTGCCTGCACCAACCCTTCGGGCGGCTGCAGAAGAACGCGCAGTCGTGGATCCCGTCGGGCGGCAGCCTGCAGGAGCGGGACTGTTTCATCCATGCTGCCGTCATCGACGACCACGATTTCGATTCTGCCAAGCGTCTGGCGGAAGAGGCTGTCCAGGCAGGCGGTCAGATGGGATTCCCCATCCCGCACGGGGACAAGGACCGAGACGAGTGGCCGCGGGTCATCCGCCAAGGGGCTGTGGTTCCACGGGTGGGGCGGGTGTGGGAGCGGTCAGCTTGCTGCGCGTACAGATCCAGTCCAGTACACGGCGCTGGAGAAAACCGGGCAGGCGCGTGTACATCCAGGCGCTCCAGCGTGTGCTGGCGGGCAGAACCAGCAATGCCTGTCCACGCGCCAGGGCCTTCAACGCGCCGCGAGCGACGTCGGCGGCCGGGATGCTGGTGGCCGGGCGGAAACGCAGATCGCCGGCCTCGAAGAACTCCGTATCCACCAGGCCCGGGCAGCAGGTGGTCAGCTGGACCCCACTGCCCTTGAGCTCGTGATGCAGGGCCTGACCGAAGCCCAGCAGAGCATGTTTGCTGGCTGAATACAGTGCATGACCGGGCAGGGGTACCATTCCGGCGAAGGACGCGATGTTCAGAATCCAGCCTCGTCCCTGTGTCACCATGGCGGGCAGCAGGGCACGCGTGAGTGCCAGCGGGCCGTTGATGTTCAGTTCCAGCAGCATGCGCGCCATTCCGGGCGACCCGTCCAGCCGGAACTCTTCCAGCCCACGAGCCGCATTGTTGACCAGAATGCCCGGTTTGTGCTCCAGGGACTCCACCACTTCCAGCAGGTCGCGGATCGTGGCTGCCCGGGAGAGATCGCCCTGGAAGAGCAGCACCTGGACTCCATGGGCTTTTTCCAGCTGCTGTTTCAGTTCCAGCAGGCGCTCGCCGCGCCGTGCGCAGAGCATCAGGTCGGCACCACCGGCAGCCAGTGCCAGAGCAAGTTCACGCCCGATTCCGGAACTGGCGCCCGTGATCAGTGCCAGTTCTCCCGCCGGCCAGGGGCGAGCGCCGCTCATTGGGCCGATTCCAACATCAGCACCTCAGCTCCATTGGGGAACTGAGTGGCCCCATTGCAGCAGTTGATCAGCACCAGACCGCTGTTCACCTGGAAGGCGGCGCGCAGGTCCGCCTCGCTGCTCCGGGGCTCGGTGATCTGGCGGCCTGCGGGAATGTCACCCAGGAAGAAGAAGTGATCCGCATCGGTGGTATCAGGGAAGAGCATCACGTTCACGGGATCGGTGGAGCCGCCGGCATCGTAGTAGCCTCCGAGGAAGGTCTCACCGGCGGGGATTCGTGCGTAGCCCAGCCATTCTCGCGATGTGTTGTAGTTCACGACCAGAAAGAGGTCGCCGCCATCTTCATTGTGAATGCTGGGGCTGAAGATCCTGAAGTTCTGGCCATTGCTGAGACTGATCTGGTTGACGGCGAACACGGTCAGATCGTTGGTCAGCACCAGTTCCGCGCCGGTGAAACCGAAGGGGTTGCCCAGCAATTGGCCTTCCCAGAAGCGTTGCTGGACGGTCCAGCGTACCTGCACATGGTCGGTATTCATCAACAGACGTTCGCTGCCGCCCAGGCCCAGTGTCGTGCGGACTTCGCCATTGACGCTGAATTCCACCGGCTCGACCAGCAGATTCTCGACGATCAGATCGGGATACTCGAGCACCCGGGCCTTCACGGGCAGGGAGAGCGTACCACCGTTGCTGCTGACCCGCAGGACGCTGCGAAGATCCAGTGGCCCACTGAGCTGCGAACGTCGCATTTCAAGCGTCACGCTGGCGTCACCGCTGCCGGATTGGGGTTGCACATCAAGCCAGGTCGGCACGTCCTGAACGCTCCAGTCAAGTTGGCCACCGCCCCGGTTGTGTACCTGCAGGTTCAGCAGGCTTTCGTCCCAGTCAAAATCCAGACTGTCGGGGGAAAGCTCCAGCCATGGCAGTTCTGCGTCACGCTGGAGCACCAGGTTGTGGATTCTGGTTCTGCCGCGCTGGAGAGACACCGGTTCTTCCAGGCGCAGCCAGGGAGACTGATGGATCACCAGCGTGTCTGGGCCTTCGGGCAGGGTGTAGAAGGCGTAGGCTCCCGCCTCATCCGTGCTGAGGTAGGCACCACTCTCGCGCAGGCTGATCAGCACGCCGGCCAGACTGCGCCCGGTGCCATTCTCGCTGAGCTGGCCTTCAAGCATCGGTGGTGAGCTGCGGGTGATTTCCGCCCCCCCGCAGGAGAGCAGGAAGAGCAGGCAGACGACAAGGGCACGGAGTACACGGGACATGACAGTGGTTTCCGAAAGCTGGAGGGCCTGGGTGATCACAGCCAGTGCTTCCCCCGGACCGGGAAGTACCGCCCTGGCAGGACCATGTCTGTGGGCCTGCC from Candidatus Delongbacteria bacterium includes:
- a CDS encoding Na/Pi symporter, with amino-acid sequence MPNSMLLPQTENSGKIWRILLLLFVLLVFFFSIELLADSIKLFGAGFAKTLFSFASTPIIALFIGLAATTLMQSSSASTSIMVGMVSSGSLPLSLAVPMVMGANIGTTVTNTMVAMGHITNPTEFRRAFSAATVHDMFNMLAVLIFFPLELSTGILSKTGLALATLVEGSSGLALFSPVKAVLKPIVKGFLHSVNDNPWLGLLVAVAALYFAIVMLTKVLKGIFLRNVENAFQGGIFDNAAVAFAMGIALTFLVQSSSITTSMVVPMAGAGLLTIQQIFPYTLGANIGTTITAFMAAMLTGNHNAVALSMVHFAFNAYGTLLLWPMRRLPIWMAETLATQTLRSRLYPLLYLVVLFLALPLAAIYLTH
- a CDS encoding FecR domain-containing protein — its product is MPVKLLLAGFSMLLLAASTLHSEGPGQVRGRVVFLEGDLSLRNAETTRSAWQPAGLDSSFSQGDLLRTGRSSRAELTIQQQSRIRLAPETQLEVQRLIGEGEDDLAEARLHLDEGEIWAEVNGLDEGEDLFEISSDLAGAAITGTAFSLSSRQGGAEPETRLRVWHGEVRISNAPWKMDQLEATEVGKAGPRKAPSSVKGPQSVAGPKSVSLDEWLLIVKDMQEVVIGAGGQVVSQGSFNDTETDPWMKGASLPSDK
- a CDS encoding PD40 domain-containing protein; this encodes MTGFLPSPRHRSIAILLTAAVLAGCAGKSDTPGRVKKAEKTPSAGSAAQNVSGTARQLTFSAGDQASPAFFPDGKSLIFQNNSDGNWELYTLDLAGGDPRRLTDSPENEENPSVSPDGRWILCTVYPPALDADPARDIMLLSKDGKTRILLVSGPSDDWYPRFSPDGSQVYFVSDRTDSRTSLNDAERRSAIFRVPREGGQPEQLTAGDDETAPLPMADGSLVFRDGQKHWKRLDALGNTSELYAGDWIFGMPAAGLAGDFWLSGSENLDSSSRIVHTAPGFSPLTPLDLSNRQEDRGPNVSPDGKSLVFYGRVSGQWDLFLIPING
- a CDS encoding SDR family NAD(P)-dependent oxidoreductase is translated as MSGARPWPAGELALITGASSGIGRELALALAAGGADLMLCARRGERLLELKQQLEKAHGVQVLLFQGDLSRAATIRDLLEVVESLEHKPGILVNNAARGLEEFRLDGSPGMARMLLELNINGPLALTRALLPAMVTQGRGWILNIASFAGMVPLPGHALYSASKHALLGFGQALHHELKGSGVQLTTCCPGLVDTEFFEAGDLRFRPATSIPAADVARGALKALARGQALLVLPASTRWSAWMYTRLPGFLQRRVLDWICTRSKLTAPTPAPPVEPQPLGG
- a CDS encoding S-layer homology domain-containing protein is translated as MKRWIALLLSLAMMPVFFTGCGPKNIASQSNLDTPQLHVRQGMRKLEAGDLAGAESELNYALRLDSRYVDAVCGIALVRAQQGRMADALAEADKAMKLADNRWKVYSTHGRVLGLAQPKDWYEDALKDFSKANSLAGADLAAKEEILYYDGLTRMQRYRFSEALEKLAKVVEMRGDFGGPADAAMDKVQKILRARPGTDASSKVALQPVIDRGDLAVLLVDELDLPTIIAKHRKKAPDTSFSAPTDPMKMPDGSPQGVTEPADIQNHWARTWINDLLEHGGMQLFPGGQFFPDAEVTRGEFADVIVNILADVNNDPGLTTRFFGETSKFPDMNSSHPSYNAAAVVTTRGIITANLTTGNFDPMGTIDGADALLIIRQLQNELRQTFR
- a CDS encoding PhoU domain-containing protein; its protein translation is MIKALRSFFNKETLLEQAIQDTHAMLSNVHVMVESAVKSLRHSDTAELDIDVAAMDAAVNTYEEGVRRKVFTHLSVMGSDHIYPALVLISIIIDVERIGDYAKNIVVLAGRHPGRLSVPRHDAELTRIETALIERVMPEGRRNFEEGNEQAAAELIREHRWIGRSCEDITQQLSSEVHEGDSRTLVCTALYARYLKRVTSHWLNVQTAVANPFDRIGVKKDI
- the rpe gene encoding ribulose-phosphate 3-epimerase — its product is MNTVRIAPSLLSADLMTLERQLEACRAGGAELLHLDIMDGHFVPNLTYGPDFVRAVAAASPIPLDVHLMVSEPERWLEPFITAGASMVSVHLESGPHVERLLARIRDLGAQAGVALNPGTDPAALEWLWERLDFALLMTVNPGFGGQRFIPAVLRKITRLKEMARAAGSGLVIEVDGGIDEETAPLCIRAGAEILVSGSHLFRQPSLDDAIRALRQAALGPCA
- a CDS encoding glycosyltransferase; the protein is MADDPRPLVSVLVPVRDGESHLTACLDSLFRQTLGRIEIVVVDDGSMDETVPLLQAAARRDPRLRVLLQPPEGLVQALNRGLESCRAPLIARMDADDLCAPDRLQLQLEHLNRHPETGLVSCRVAHLGDHTTAGYARHVDWLNSLISEREIRNGRFIDAPLAHPSVMFRRSVLDRHGGWRDGMFPEDHELWLRWLDAGVRMEKLPQCLLCWRDSPERLSRRDPRYSAEAFAVLKLPWLLRELERVRAGRVLISWGAGRESRKRLRGVLLDGWIEIHPGRVGQRILGAPVVHRDSLPAPDRAFVLLNVGRVGAREEIMPRLAAAGYRDGLDCLAIA
- a CDS encoding PASTA domain-containing protein, whose product is MKKIRGSRSMPTLLKPLLGLLLACLLTFALMDWLVMPAYTRHGKETLLPRVVGLDVTRARAVLDSLGFEVEVEHRKADPAGRFKADEVIEQFPRGGALTKSARTVHLTLSAGQSAFPLPDLTGQGERQAGMLLADLGLQLDTTATRWEFAELEAGLVLSQVPAPAHKVNRGTKVRLVLSLGPIPESVLVPGLLGSGLEAASRRLQSVGLTLGSVEEEHHPGRPRGIRAQVPVAGSRLAPGESVSVRLNVAGGRDKTSEDPE